ACGGTACGAGCGCGACACGTCGGCGCAGCACCGGCTTAACACGGCTCCGGCAGAGTAATGGGTGTCGGCAGGGAAACCCGCCGACACCACATACGGCGACACGGACTACGGAGCGGCTCCCGGACCTCCACCGTCGCCAGGACGTGACACCCGGCCCTGACCCGGGGATCGCGCCCCTCGCGGGGACCGCCGTCGTCCCGCCCTCCGGGCAACCGGGGGTGCGGCGGTCCCCGCGACTATTCATGTCCGCGGACGTCCGGGCTCATCGCCCGTCCCGCGCTCCCCGCCGGCTCCCAGACTCTTCCGTGCGCCTCACGGTACGAATCCCGGGCGCCGGGTCGGTGGGGCCGGCCCCACCGACCCGGCGGTCCGCCGCGCAGGGCGGGCCTTGCCCGTTCGGCGTAGCGTTGTTGCCGGGAGACGGGAGGCGCGCCCATGGCCACCACGACATCGTCCGCCCGTGCCATCCCCCGCACGTCCGGGACACGGGCACGTATGGTCAACGAGGCCGAGCTCAGGGCGACGCTCTCGACGTTCCGCGAGCTCTCCGACGAGGACTGGCGGCGGCCGACCCACTGCACCGGCTGGACCGTGCGGGACATGCTGGCCCACACCGTCGGCCAGTACGAGGAACTGCCACGCCCCTGGGTCGCCGTGCGCCGGATCCGTCGCGCCGCACGGACCCATCCGCACCTCGGGCGGCTGGACGGGCACAACGAGATCCAGATCGAGGACCGGCAGGCCGTTCCCGGGCGCGAACTGATCGGCGCCCTGGCCCACTTCGCACCCCAGGCGCTCATCGCCCTGCGCCGCGTCCCGGCCCCGGTCCGCCGCAGAACCCGGCTGAGCCTCCTCTACCCGGAGGCGAGGGCCCTGCCCGACGACTCGGTCGACTACCTCGGGAGCGTCCTCGTGGTCCGCGACACCTGGATGCACCGGGTGGACCTCGTCGACGCCCTCGGGGCCGATGTGGCCCTCGACGGCCACGACCGGGAGATCGTCGATCAGGTGGTGCTGGACCTGGCCCTCGCCTGGACGGGCCCCGCCGTGGAGATCGACCTCCACGGCCCGGCGGGAGGACGCCACCTGCTGGGCATCGGCACCCCGGCGGCCACCCTCCGCGCGGAGGCGCTCGACTTCGCCCGGCACGTCTCGGGGAGGCCGACGCGAGGCCGCCTGGAGCTGGAGGGCGATCCCGGGGCGCGGGAGGCGCTGACGGCGGCACGCGTCGTGTTCTGAGACCTTCGGCGCCCGCACGCACGGTCCGGGTGCCCGCACGCACCGCCTGGGTGCACGGTCCGCGCCACAGTCCGGGCGCGCGGTCCGCACACTTGGTCAGGGCGGGTGCCGAAGAAGCTCACCGGGGAGTCGCCCCGGCGAGGAAGGCCTCGGGTGTGACGGCGTACCCCGTGGGGTTGATGACGGCGACGGGGGTGCGGTCGATCAGGACCGTCGGGGTGGAGCGGACGCCGCTCGTCTCGAACGCCGCCGCCACCTGCGCCGCCCAGGGCAGATAGGTGCGCTCCATGACCTTCTGCCGGAAGGCGTCGGTGTGCAGCGCCTGGACCTCGTCGGCAAGCCGCAGCAGGGTGTCGCGGTCGGCGAATGCGTCCACGTCCTCGCTGGGCTGATCGGCGTACAGGGCCCGCAGATAGTGC
The DNA window shown above is from Streptomyces sp. Alt3 and carries:
- a CDS encoding maleylpyruvate isomerase family mycothiol-dependent enzyme; this translates as MATTTSSARAIPRTSGTRARMVNEAELRATLSTFRELSDEDWRRPTHCTGWTVRDMLAHTVGQYEELPRPWVAVRRIRRAARTHPHLGRLDGHNEIQIEDRQAVPGRELIGALAHFAPQALIALRRVPAPVRRRTRLSLLYPEARALPDDSVDYLGSVLVVRDTWMHRVDLVDALGADVALDGHDREIVDQVVLDLALAWTGPAVEIDLHGPAGGRHLLGIGTPAATLRAEALDFARHVSGRPTRGRLELEGDPGAREALTAARVVF
- a CDS encoding thioredoxin domain-containing protein, with product MIPANTRGPGGIVVRYGDPDAAHVLSVYADLRCPYCKRMELGLGAVMERAADEGRFAVDHHFGTFIDDSAGGSGSLEALAALGAAADEGQKPFMHYLRALYADQPSEDVDAFADRDTLLRLADEVQALHTDAFRQKVMERTYLPWAAQVAAAFETSGVRSTPTVLIDRTPVAVINPTGYAVTPEAFLAGATPR